A stretch of the Dioscorea cayenensis subsp. rotundata cultivar TDr96_F1 chromosome 4, TDr96_F1_v2_PseudoChromosome.rev07_lg8_w22 25.fasta, whole genome shotgun sequence genome encodes the following:
- the LOC120258555 gene encoding uncharacterized protein LOC120258555 isoform X1 produces the protein MDYDDNGFQSQNFQLVGDNNNRFPSSLRSFPLPKLDLDENFEVNLRFDSLVRTDGLLGIQGQVNDWIENFSCGNSALESDSTATEPCSISKHGNAWSEATSSESVEILLKSIGEGEIENETIMNEVGAHNQQIGFKEQQNPCPKMEDIVKSGTAPPSDSCAKISLSIVGNSARDPDQFDGASQISNGEKSGMDFDVVPLHERSQSNQESGAEVCVIDRKNTASSQDASKMCPVLGELFFEPSQKKSHIDIGVVGNIACDDSGCFAKECQKTSNPDICSAQADPSPASISSFLSVDKSGCQMFSHNEMEKHDDMTMPDKEAPTNNDSPKNEFRSAKVNDQFSEGHTIDSALCGMKNSSYLEANLDTSVLLTEGCGDPLFSGNPDGLLEAIAYPVKVWNEIDEVGDKNLTTTAEMSYLAVEGSANDEKHPVETNHEENANCHDLSENRSNEAFYGENSMLVEDAKLVGSLGKEKKLHTTLGVTKERKNPEYSSIDSDNSHIANNCREAGNLPSSHDQAYSEGTENKDGANSSKTNLSDAVLLKHGSADKEKCAEDGVIEKEVIKDTRETVRLEKFSPALGNVADEDILSSNDQSKMGRAADSLPGHMGLSGSPVSRNSDNDASKELDKRKLLKVVDDSLVRDMVQNESEHREAEFPSPVSYEDKDVTISSSVHTSMLRSDAEAQILPKTASGSAHMGGLPVKEIVCGVTAASFIPDCPNPATPRKANANVIQLDETSGKCSMILKGDANSQISVTSTAVNVAGQPSALKCENKGDTEADVASGDGTYDQNLTHQSESNTQYHSQEATTGKSDSSEPNCGSPPVMGCIEHNKDMKEQKDQRDIVGVSQPWTCSATMVGCVDNVQLVPHDSKDSIASDDDRSFTFEVGPVDVLSEKSPGHFCAMHSFKLAQGPKENLRESRFESGKAKLHGPVIKTTDKDNTWALSGCCAEQITASSARRPTDVSPPLQLTKMEEKHSSRSPSIVGTISKDMESDDKRQCPPIEDNSSKVSCSPSFQASDFPDFNSAISLAALSHQPFTDLQQVQLRAQIFVYGSLIQGTPPDEACMIAAFGESDGGRSHWETVWHVAVDRFQNQKQPASACETPVSSRSAVKSSEQLTRGNTLQGRALGPGLCQSSTKISSLATYNSSSFPAPLWNISPRDGLNTNMSRGTNLDFNQALSPMHSYQPLQMRQHPGNIASWFSPSAHPGTLITPSQGSRSDGTPQYSAVAVTTAQATPSRELLVSRASNLPLATASVLLPSPGSSNVSVTQVAQIEAPRKPANTVNNKNPSTVHKPRKRKKAAVMADFVPVFPVSLSQIEPHVTVGSENRISAGLPSSVNSPTKVGTDCPLASTDQIISPTQYQIVSSGTTEQRVIFSEEMRSKIEQAKLQAEDAAALAVSTVSHSQGIWSQIALKKDSGLVSEAEEKLVSAAVASTVAAAVAKAAAAAAKVASDAALQAKLMADEAMDSVKQANITRSSETGHDKERNLSRLTSMSISKGKEKSQGSSLAIAVAREASKRRLESTTAAAKRAENFDAIVKAAELAAEAVSQAGIIVAMGDPLPFTLRELAEAGPENYWKVHCSADEGINNTVPQNGTQELGTGGSCAQDTTEKEFNVGRTTQDESLLLSDKKYTGSGLGNTSMGEPVASNLIVDIIRKDSVVEVVADEDGLRGVWFSARVLDLKDDKAYICYDNLLTNEGPDRLKEWIPLKVDGLKAPRIRIAHPATVVKPDGGTKKRRREAINNYDWTIGDHVDAWIRDGWWEGVVTDKSKEDESKLHVHFPAGGDSSIVRAWNLRPSLIWKDGQWTQWSRHKENILEPYEGDTPQEKRPKTISFRDNSDSDVDGRGNGKMSRNLPDDALKKPEEPLILSANERTFSVGKNVREANNPGTLKSRQTVLQKERSRVVFGVPKPGKKRKFMEVSKHYVADKTDKISEGNNSVKFAKYLMPQASRSLRNTSKVDPRGKQAVGSKPKWPRPIKSQATQTKSAAEKDNSSVSNASASSCAESGPGAFSKPGVSANDEECQLERQNMLEVGSTRTLGRTDLPLMESSVQPAPNVPPSIEMPSSAVDIDLHVKQKITAVVEKSITSEAKGLEHPGKVMTEASELRRSNRRFQPTSRLLEGLQSSLIISKAPVVQHDRGARALHRGGSSSKGNVHG, from the exons ATGGATTATGATGACAATGGTTTTCAAAGTCAAAATTTTCAGCTAGTTGGAGACAACAACAATAGATTCCCTTCAAGTTTACGATCATTTCCTTTGCCAAAGCTTGAtcttgatgaaaattttgaggTTAATCTCAGGTTTGATAGCCTAGTTCGAACAGACGGTTTACTTGGAATACAAGGGCAGGTTAATGATTGGATTGAGAATTTCTCTTGTGGAAATAGTGCATTAGAATCCGACTCGACTGCTACTGAACCTTGCTCCATTTCAAAACATGGCAATGCTTGGTCGGAGGCTACATCATCTGAATCTGTTGAAATATTATTGAAATCCATTGGAGAAGGTGAAATAGAGAATGAAACTATCATGAATGAGGTGGGCGCCCATAATCAACAGATTGGCTTTAAGGAACAGCAGAACCCCTGCCCTAAGATGGAGGATATTGTAAAGAGTGGTACTGCACCACCATCTGATAGTTGTGCAAAGATCTCTTTAAGCATTGTTGGCAATTCAGCAAGGGATCCTGATCAGTTTGATGGTGCATCACAAATTTCTAATGGAGAAAAGTCTGGAATGGACTTTGATGTAGTACCCTTACATGAAAGGTCTCAATCGAATCAAGAATCTGGTGCTGAGGTTTGTGTCATAGATAGGAAGAACACTGCATCATCTCAGGATGCATCAAAAATGTGCCCTGTCCTTGGTGAACTTTTCTTTGAGCCATCTCAAAAGAAAAGTCACATAGATATTGGAGTTGTGGGAAACATTGCATGTGATGATAGTGGTTGTTTTGCAAAAGAATGTCAAAAAACCTCTAATCCTGATATTTGCAGTGCTCAAGCTGACCCTTCTCCTGCATCCATAAGTAGTTTTCTTTCTGTGGATAAATCTGGATGTCAGATGTTTTCACATAACGAAATGGAGAAACACGATGATATGACAATGCCTGATAAAGAAGCTCCAACTAATAATGATTCCCCAAAAAATGAATTTAGAAGTGCTAAGGTGAATGATCAGTTTTCTGAGGGGCATACAATTGATAGTGCGCTTTGTGGTATGAAGAATTCTTCTTACTTGGAGGCAAATCTAGATACTTCGGTTTTGTTGACAGAGGGGTGTGGTGATCCTTTATTTTCTGGGAACCCTGATGGATTGCTTGAGGCTATTGCTTACCCTGTGAAAGTTTGGAATGAAATCGATGAGGTTGGTGATAAAAATCTGACAACAACAGCTGAGATGTCTTATTTAGCTGTGGAGGGCAGTGCGAATGATGAAAAACATCCGGTTGAAACCAATCACGAGGAAAATGCCAATTGCCATGACCTATCAGAAAATAGGTCAAATGAGGCCTTCTATGGTGAAAATAGTATGCTTGTTGAGGACGCCAAACTTGTTGGTAGCcttggaaaagagaaaaaacttcATACTACTTTGGGcgtaacaaaagaaagaaaaaatcctGAATACTCTAGCATAGATAGTGACAATAGCCATATAGCCAATAATTGTAGGGAGGCAGGTAATCTACCTTCTTCTCATGACCAAGCATATTCAGAAGGAACTGAAAATAAAGATGGTGCTAATAGCTCTAAAACTAATCTCTCTGATGCTGTTCTGTTGAAACATGGGTCTGCTGATAAAGAAAAATGTGCTGAAGATGGAGTTATTGAGAAAGAAGTAATCAAGGATACACGAGAGACTGTTAGACTGGAGAAATTTTCACCAGCTCTAGGAAATGTTGCAGATGAGGATATTTTATCTTCCAATGACCAAAGCAAAATGGGCAGGGCTGCTGATTCTCTTCCTGGGCACATGGGCTTGTCTGGCAGTCCTGTTAGCAGAAACTCTGATAATGATGCTTCTAAAGAATTGGACAAGAGGAAACTTCTCAAAGTCGTGGATGATTCATTGGTGAGGGATATGGTTCAGAATGAGTCAG AACACAGAGAAGCAGAATTCCCTTCTCCAGTATCTTATGAGGATAAAGATGTGACAATTTCTTCAAGCGTACACACATCTATGTTGCGGAGTGATGCGGAAGCCCAGATATTGCCCAAAACAGCTTCTGGGTCAGCACATATGGGTGGTTTACCTGTGAAGGAAATTGTTTGTGGTGTCACAG CTGCTAGCTTTATACCAGACTGTCCCAACCCTGCTACACCAAGAAAAGCAAATG CAAATGTCATTCAGCTTGATGAGACAAGTGGGAAATGTTCAATGATTTTGAAGGGTGATGCAAACAGCCAAATATCTGTAACATCAACTGCAGTTAATGTTGCTG GCCAACCTTCTGCTCTTAAATGTGAAAACAAAGGGGATACTGAAGCTGATGTAGCTTCTGGAGATGGCACTTATGATCAGAATTTGACTCATCAATCAGAAA GTAATACTCAGTACCATTCACAGGAAGCTACAACTGGGAAATCGGATTCTTCTGAACCTAATTGTGGTTCGCCTCCAGTAATGGGTTGCATTGAGCACAACAAAGACATGAAGGAGCAGAAAGATCAGAGAGATATTGTCGGGGTTTCGCAACCCTGGACTTGCTCTGCTACTATGGTGGGATGTGTTGATAATGTTCAACTTGTGCCTCATGATTCTAAGGACAGCATTGCTTCTGATGATGACAGAAGCTTCACATTTGAGGTTGGACCAGTAGACGTTCTTTCTGAAAAGAGCCCTGGTCATTTTTGTGCCATGCATTCTTTCAAGCTTGCTCAG GGGCCAAAAGAAAATTTACGGGAAAGTCGGTTTGAATCTGGAAAAGCCAAACTACATGGTCCTGTTATCAAGACAACTGACAAGGATAATACTTGGGCTTTATCTGGTTGCTGCGCTGAACAAATCACCGCATCTAGTGCAAGAAGGCCTACTGATGTATCACCACCGTTACAGCTAACTAAAATGGAGGAGAAACATAGCAGTAGATCACCAAGCATTGTCGGAACTATAAGCAAGGATATGGAGTCAGATGATAAAAGGCAATGCCCACCCATTGAAGACAATAGTTCAAAAGTGTCCTGTTCTCCTTCCTTTCAGGCATCTGATTTTCCTGATTTCAACTCGGCAATATCATTAGCAGCTTTGTCCCATCAACCTTTCACAGATCTGCAACAAGTTCAATTACGTGCACAGATATTTGTTTATGGATCTCTAAT CCAGGGAACCCCTCCTGATGAGGCTTGTATGATAGCAGCCTTTGGAGAAAGTG ATGGTGGACGAAGTCATTGGGAAACTGTGTGGCATGTTGCAGTTGACCGATTTCAGAATCAGAAACAACCTGCTAGTGCTTGCGagacccctgtgtcttctcgctctg CTGTTAAAAGTTCTGAACAACTTACAAGGGGTAACACTCTGCAAGGCAGAGCCCTTGGTCCTGGTCTATGCCAAAGTAGCACTAAGATTTCATCATTAGCTACATACAATTCGTCCTCTTTCCCAGCACCATTGTGGAACATCTCTCCTCGTGACGGCTTAAATACCAATATGTCAAGAGGCACAAATTTGGACTTCAACCAGGCTTTATCTCCCATGCATTCATATCAACCACTGCAAATGAGGCAGCACCCAGGCAATATTGCATCTTGGTTTTCTCCTTCTGCTCATCCGGGAACCTTGATCACTCCATCGCAAGGGTCGAGATCTGATGGTACTCCACAATATTCAGCAGTTGCAGTTACCACAGCACAAGCAACACCAAGCAGGGAATTACTGGTTTCACGTGCCTCTAATTTGCCGCTTGCAACTGCGAGTGTGTTGCTGCCTTCTCCGGGTTCATCAAATGTTTCAGTGACACAAGTTGCACAGATTGAAGCACCCAGGAAACCTGCAAACACTGTGAATAATAAAAATCCATCAACTGTTCACAAGCCTAGAAAGAGGAAGAAGGCTGCAGTCATGGCAGATTTTGTGCCAGTGTTTCCAGTATCCCTATCTCAGATAGAACCTCATGTTACTGTAGGTAGTGAGAATAGGATCTCTGCAGGCCTGCCCTCATCTGTTAATTCTCCAACAAAGGTAGGTACTGATTGTCCTTTGGCTAGTACAGACCAAATTATCTCTCCAACTCAGTACCAGATAGTCAGCAGTGGCACTACTGAGCAAAGAGTTATCTTTTCTGAGGAGATGCGCAGTAAAATTGAGCAGGCCAAGCTACAAGCAGAAGATGCTGCTGCTCTTGCTGTTTCTACTGTAAGTCACAGCCAAGGCATATGGAGTCAGATAGCTTTAAAGAAAGATTCTGGACTAGTTTCAGAAGCTGAAGAAAAACTTGTCTCTGCAGCTGTTGCATCAACTGTGGCTGCTGCTGTTGCAAAGGCAGCCGCAGCTGCTGCCAAGGTTGCGTCTGATGCTGCTTTGCAGGCTAAACTCATGGCAGATGAAGCTATGGATTCTGTAAAACAAGCGAATATCACCCGGAGTTCCGAAACTGGCCATGATAAGGAAAGAAATTTGTCAAGGCTGACTTCTATGTCAATTTCAAAGGGCAAGGAGAAGTCACAAGGATCTAGTTTGGCAATTGCTGTGGCACGAGAAGCTTCCAAGAGAAGGTTGGAATCAACTACTGCTGCTGCAAAACGGGCAGAGAACTTTGATGCTATAGTCAAAGCTGCAGAACTGGCTGCTGAAGCTGTGTCTCAAGCTGGTATAATTGTTGCAATGGGTGATCCTTTACCTTTTACATTACGAGAATTGGCAGAAGCTGGCCCAGAAAATTACTGGAAAGTTCACTGTTCAGCTGATGAAGGAATTAACAATACAGTTCCTCAGAATGGAACACAGGAACTGGGCACAGGTGGATCCTGCGCTCAAGATACAACAGAAAAAGAATTCAATGTTGGGAGAACCACCCAGGATGAAAGTCTGCTTTTATCTGACAAAAAATATACAG GTAGTGGACTTGGGAATACATCTATGGGTGAACCAGTTGCGAGTAATCTGATCGTGGATATTATACGAAAGGATTCTGTTGTTGAG GTGGTTGCTGATGAGGATGGGCTTAGAGGAGTTTGGTTTTCTGCTCGGGTTCTGGATTTGAAGGATGACAAAGCCTACATCTGCTATGATAATCTGCTTACTAATGAAG GCCCTGATCGGCTGAAGGAGTGGATACCACTTAAAGTTGATGGATTAAAAGCTCCCAGAATACGAATTGCTCATCCTGCTactgtggtgaagcctgatggAGGCACAAAGAAGCGGCGCAGAGAGGCTATAAACAACTATGATTGGACAATTGGAGATCATGTAGATGCATGGATACGTGATGG CTGGTGGGAAGGTGTTGTCACTGACAAGAGCAAGGAGGATGAATCAAAGCTTCACGTCCATTTTCCAG CTGGAGGTGACTCATCAATTGTTAGGGCTTGGAATCTTCGCCCATCACTCATTTGGAAGGATGGTCAATGGACTCAATGGTCGCGTCATAAGGAAAACATTCTCGAACCATATGAG GGTGATACCCCTCAAGAGAAAAGACCAAAAACAATCAGCTTCAGAGACAACAGTGACTCTGATGTTGATGGACGAGGAAATGGTAAGATGTCCAGGAATTTGCCGGATGATGCTTTGAAAAAGCCTGAGGAGCCATTGATTTTATCTGCAAATGAAAGAACTTTTTCTGTTGGAAAGAATGTGAGAGAAGCAAATAATCCTGGCACACTTAAATCAAGGCAAACAGTCCTACAGAAAGAAAGATCAAGGGTGGTATTTGGTGTTCCTAAACCTGGAAAGAAGAGGAAATTTATGGAAGTAAGCAAACATTATGTTGCAGATAAGACAGACAAAATAAGTGAGGGGAACAATTCTGTTAAATTTGCCAAATACTTGATGCCACAAGCATCTCGCTCATTGAGAAATACTTCTAAAGTGGATCCTAGAGGAAAGCAAGCTGTTGGATCTAAGCCTAAATGGCCCAGACCTATAAAATCTCAGGCTACTCAAACCAAAAGTGCAGCTGAGAAGGATAACTCATCTGTTAGTAATGCATCGGCCTCCAGTTGTGCAGAGTCTGGTCCTGGTGCTTTTTCAAAACCCGGAGTTTCTGCTAACGATGAAGAATGCCAGTTAGAAAGACAGAATATGCTTGAAGTTGGTTCCACTAGAACTCTAGGTAGGACTGATCTTCCGTTGATGGAGTCTTCTGTTCAACCTGCACCAAATGTTCCTCCCTCTATTGAGATGCCCTCTTCTGCTGTTGATATAGATCTTCATGTGAAACAGAAGATTACAGCTGTCGTAGAGAAATCAATCACAAGTGAAGCGAAGGGCTTGGAACATCCTGGGAAAGTAATGACTGAAGCCAGTGAGCTTCGTAGATCCAACCGCAGGTTTCAGCCAACTTCAAGG TTGCTTGAAGGACTACAAAGCTCTTTGATCATTTCCAAGGCTCCCGTTGTTCAACATGATAGAGGTGCCAGAGCTCTTCACAGAGGTGGTTCATCATCCAAGG GAAACGTTCATGGCTGA